In a genomic window of Candidatus Methylomirabilis lanthanidiphila:
- a CDS encoding YbaK / prolyl-tRNA synthetases associated domain protein, translating to MTIPARVREWLDQQQVRYEIIPHREVYTAQEVAGATHIPGRAYAKVVILKGRQGLMMAVLPAKCRLDVVRMRHVVNDNTASLDPEADFAQTFTGCEPGAMPAFGNLYGVPVYCDQHLTQETTIAFPAGSHHEVIRIASKDFLRITGAQVHEMCTIAHEQAA from the coding sequence ATGACAATTCCAGCACGGGTACGCGAGTGGTTGGATCAGCAGCAGGTACGGTACGAGATCATTCCACACAGAGAGGTGTACACGGCTCAGGAGGTGGCGGGCGCCACCCACATCCCCGGTCGGGCCTATGCCAAGGTGGTCATTCTGAAAGGGCGGCAAGGCCTGATGATGGCGGTCCTGCCGGCAAAGTGTCGATTGGACGTCGTCCGAATGCGGCACGTTGTGAACGACAACACGGCGAGCCTGGACCCGGAGGCCGATTTCGCGCAGACATTTACCGGCTGCGAGCCGGGGGCGATGCCTGCGTTCGGCAACCTCTACGGGGTCCCGGTGTACTGCGATCAGCACCTGACGCAGGAGACGACGATCGCCTTTCCGGCGGGAAGCCACCACGAGGTGATCCGAATCGCGTCCAAGGACTTTCTCAGGATAACGGGCGCTCAGGTACACGAAATGTGCACAATCGCACACGAGCAAGCCGCGTGA
- a CDS encoding membrane protein, which translates to MAVNFISVTIQKPDSVNLILGQAHFIKTVEDLHEALVTAVPGIAFGLAFCESSGPCLVRWSGTDQELVELARNTAYAIGAGHSFLIFLRNCFPINVLPVIRQVPEVCGIYCATANPVEVILAETANGRGIMGVVDGLAPKGIEQETDIAARKALLRQFGYKL; encoded by the coding sequence GTGGCCGTCAACTTCATCTCAGTCACGATCCAGAAACCCGACTCGGTCAACCTGATCTTGGGACAGGCCCATTTCATCAAGACCGTCGAGGATCTGCACGAGGCCCTCGTGACGGCTGTCCCCGGCATTGCCTTTGGGCTCGCATTCTGCGAGTCCTCAGGGCCGTGCCTGGTGCGCTGGAGCGGGACCGACCAGGAGCTGGTGGAGCTGGCGCGCAACACTGCCTACGCCATCGGGGCCGGCCACAGTTTCCTGATCTTCTTGCGGAACTGCTTTCCGATCAACGTCCTGCCGGTTATCCGTCAGGTGCCGGAGGTCTGCGGCATCTATTGCGCGACCGCCAACCCGGTAGAGGTCATTCTGGCTGAAACGGCCAACGGACGCGGCATCATGGGAGTGGTAGACGGATTGGCGCCAAAGGGGATTGAACAGGAAACCGACATTGCCGCGCGAAAGGCGTTGCTCCGCCAGTTCGGCTACAAACTGTAA
- a CDS encoding ATP-dependent protease translates to MISPLTPDALRKICPPESLPFEATDELKPLDEVVAQDRAVEAITFGVGIRCEGFNLFVLGPAGAGKMTAIKRFLASEAAKLPTPPDWCYVNNFVDPQRPRALCLPPGRARVLQADCERLLAELKTGVPRAFESEAYEQNRQTILEELQKQTSDELEALRKRADALGFGLAKTASGFMIVPMLRGKPLKPEGFEGLDEEIKQQVGLRMEEVQKDLAATRRRIRDLEREAKNRLDGIDREVATSAVDHLIEEVKDNYADHAAVQAHLEAIREDVIANVDLFRRDQTGAQGQPDPTAMLRQGMDPFDRYRVNVLIEQGENGGAPVVVEPHPTCQSLLGRVEHQVQMGALYTNFLMAKAGALHRANGGFLVLEAMELLKQFFAWDQLKRTLKHRRIRIEEPGEQFRLYSTVTLEPEPIPLNVKVVLIGSPWLYYLLHGYDPEFQELFKVQAEFSDRVTRTPDTILTFARLLSTCCGAEGLKSFDRGAVAKLVEHSSRLAEDQDKLATTFSHLLDVAREACFRAGRNGHQRVTAEDVRTAISAKIRRANRLEELLQELVLDRTLLVDTEGAVVGQVNGIAVIQLGEYHFGKPSRITARAFLGRGGIIDIEREARMGGRIHSKGVLILSGYLGGRYVQQTPLALSASLAFEQVYEEVEGDSASSAELYAILSSLSGLPIKQGFAVTGSVNQRGEVQAIGAVNAKIEGFFDVCRARGLTGEQGVLIPASNVRHLMLREDVVEAVAAGQFQIFPVHTIDEGIALLAGREAGDCGPEGTFPDGSVNGLVQGRLREMAEQARAYAGETPAASPAADRHDAEVG, encoded by the coding sequence ATGATCAGCCCATTGACACCTGATGCATTGCGTAAGATCTGCCCGCCGGAGAGCCTCCCATTCGAGGCGACGGATGAGCTGAAGCCCCTGGATGAGGTCGTCGCCCAGGACCGCGCCGTTGAGGCTATCACCTTCGGTGTCGGGATCCGCTGCGAAGGGTTCAATCTCTTCGTCCTCGGGCCTGCCGGCGCCGGTAAGATGACGGCGATCAAACGCTTCCTGGCCAGCGAGGCGGCTAAACTCCCGACCCCTCCCGATTGGTGTTATGTCAACAACTTCGTCGACCCGCAACGCCCCCGCGCGCTCTGCCTGCCGCCCGGCCGCGCCCGCGTCCTCCAGGCCGACTGCGAGCGGCTGCTGGCGGAGTTGAAGACGGGCGTTCCCAGGGCCTTCGAGTCCGAGGCCTATGAGCAGAACCGCCAGACCATTCTGGAAGAGCTGCAGAAGCAGACGAGCGATGAGTTAGAGGCGTTGCGCAAGCGGGCGGACGCGCTGGGGTTTGGGCTGGCCAAGACGGCCAGCGGCTTTATGATCGTCCCGATGCTTCGCGGCAAACCGTTGAAGCCGGAGGGGTTTGAGGGCCTCGATGAAGAGATTAAGCAGCAGGTGGGCCTCAGAATGGAGGAGGTGCAGAAGGATCTGGCCGCGACGCGCCGTCGAATCCGCGACCTGGAGCGGGAAGCGAAGAACCGCCTTGACGGGATCGACCGGGAGGTCGCCACCTCTGCGGTGGATCACCTGATCGAGGAGGTCAAAGACAACTACGCCGATCACGCGGCGGTGCAGGCGCACCTCGAGGCGATACGCGAAGACGTCATCGCCAATGTCGATCTATTTCGCCGCGACCAAACCGGCGCGCAGGGCCAGCCGGACCCGACGGCGATGCTGCGGCAGGGGATGGACCCCTTCGACCGATACCGGGTGAATGTCCTGATCGAACAAGGGGAAAACGGCGGCGCGCCGGTCGTGGTCGAACCCCACCCGACCTGTCAGAGCCTGCTGGGGCGGGTCGAGCACCAGGTCCAGATGGGCGCCCTCTACACCAACTTTCTGATGGCCAAGGCGGGCGCCCTGCACCGGGCCAATGGGGGTTTCCTGGTCCTCGAAGCGATGGAACTGCTCAAGCAGTTCTTTGCGTGGGACCAACTGAAGCGGACACTCAAGCATCGGAGAATCAGGATTGAAGAGCCGGGGGAGCAGTTCCGCCTCTACAGTACGGTGACGCTTGAGCCTGAGCCGATCCCCCTGAACGTGAAGGTGGTCCTCATCGGCAGCCCCTGGCTCTACTATCTGCTGCACGGCTATGACCCGGAATTTCAGGAGCTGTTCAAGGTCCAGGCCGAGTTCAGCGATCGCGTGACCCGGACGCCCGACACGATCCTGACCTTTGCCCGCCTGCTGTCCACCTGTTGCGGGGCCGAGGGACTGAAGTCGTTCGACCGGGGCGCCGTGGCGAAGTTGGTGGAGCACAGCTCGCGTCTGGCCGAGGATCAGGATAAGCTCGCGACGACGTTCAGTCATCTCCTCGATGTAGCCCGCGAGGCGTGCTTCCGGGCCGGACGGAACGGGCATCAGCGGGTCACGGCGGAGGACGTGCGAACAGCGATTTCCGCCAAGATCAGGCGCGCCAACCGGCTGGAGGAGCTGTTGCAGGAACTGGTCCTTGATCGGACCCTGCTGGTCGACACCGAGGGCGCCGTGGTTGGCCAGGTAAATGGAATTGCGGTGATCCAGCTTGGAGAGTATCACTTCGGGAAGCCGAGTCGCATCACGGCGCGCGCCTTTCTCGGGCGTGGCGGTATCATCGACATCGAGCGCGAGGCCCGGATGGGCGGCCGTATTCACAGCAAAGGCGTGCTGATCCTGTCGGGCTATCTCGGTGGCCGCTATGTGCAGCAGACGCCCCTGGCCCTGTCGGCCAGTCTCGCCTTCGAACAGGTGTATGAAGAGGTTGAGGGCGACAGCGCCTCGTCGGCGGAGCTGTATGCAATTCTCTCAAGTCTGTCAGGACTACCGATCAAGCAGGGGTTTGCGGTGACAGGGTCGGTCAATCAACGTGGCGAGGTCCAGGCGATCGGGGCCGTCAATGCCAAGATCGAGGGATTTTTCGATGTCTGCCGCGCCAGGGGGCTGACGGGAGAGCAGGGGGTGCTGATCCCGGCGAGCAATGTCCGGCATCTGATGCTGAGGGAGGATGTGGTGGAGGCGGTCGCCGCGGGGCAATTTCAGATTTTTCCCGTGCACACCATCGATGAGGGGATTGCCTTGTTGGCCGGAAGGGAAGCGGGCGACTGCGGTCCGGAGGGGACCTTTCCGGATGGCAGCGTGAATGGGCTGGTGCAGGGGCGGCTACGCGAAATGGCTGAGCAGGCGCGGGCCTATGCCGGCGAGACTCCAGCAGCGTCGCCGGCGGCCGACCGCCATGACGCCGAAGTTGGGTAG
- a CDS encoding heat shock protein Hsp20, with translation MAGQKVPVKSVKKVGSLLSELLEIEHRVSERAHELFREYGCQAGRECEYWLQAEKELLWRPCAELVETDGELRASFALAGLTAKHVKVLVEPNHLTVRAATTHEDRKEEGTCHFCEFHRGELYRSMALPSPVIPEKAQAEMNEGMLTVVLPKGNGVAVKKIPIKRAAAKARG, from the coding sequence ATGGCAGGTCAGAAGGTTCCGGTCAAGTCAGTCAAGAAGGTCGGTTCGCTGCTCAGTGAACTGTTGGAGATCGAGCACCGCGTGTCCGAGCGGGCCCATGAGCTGTTCAGGGAGTATGGTTGCCAGGCCGGTCGCGAGTGTGAGTATTGGTTGCAGGCCGAAAAGGAGCTACTGTGGCGGCCCTGTGCCGAGCTGGTTGAGACCGACGGCGAGCTGCGAGCCAGCTTTGCCCTGGCCGGTCTCACGGCGAAGCATGTGAAGGTGCTGGTGGAGCCTAACCACCTGACGGTGCGAGCAGCCACCACACACGAAGATCGAAAGGAGGAGGGGACCTGCCACTTCTGCGAGTTTCACCGAGGGGAACTGTATCGGTCGATGGCGTTGCCGAGTCCAGTCATCCCGGAGAAGGCTCAGGCGGAGATGAACGAGGGAATGCTGACGGTGGTCCTTCCTAAGGGTAATGGAGTTGCCGTCAAGAAGATTCCGATAAAGAGAGCAGCAGCGAAAGCGCGTGGGTAA